A single genomic interval of Candidatus Effluviviaceae Genus V sp. harbors:
- a CDS encoding extracellular solute-binding protein: MKRIMIVAALAALLAFTGCGGEGETESGVVTVEFWHAMGGPLGDVLDELIAEFNASRDDIEIESVSMGRYQALSQKIMASVAANQPPVLAQAYEAWTGELIENGSAEPLNGYIEGPNGLTEAERADFVPGMLENNTWDGVVYSFPFNKSVRAIYWNRDLFAEEGLECAPRNWDDYLGFAKRLTKDTDGDGEIDQWGTAGQISAWMFENLLIQNGGRILNEDGTEAAFDGPEGVEALSFMVELLTKWGKVTSGYEYQNDFQAGKVAMIEGSTVSLSFMEGKYTFDMAVAPLPEKEEKGCFIAGTNVVVFADASEAEKQAAWEFIKWFTSPEVTARWAARTGYVPVRMSAVEDDAMVARFAEVDGLDAVLRQLEFASYEPRTAAWYAGRKYLEEMAVESALRKQAEPAEALAKAAAAVNAEL, from the coding sequence ATGAAGCGGATCATGATCGTCGCCGCGCTCGCCGCGCTCCTCGCGTTCACCGGGTGCGGCGGTGAGGGGGAGACCGAGTCGGGCGTCGTCACCGTCGAGTTCTGGCACGCGATGGGAGGCCCTCTGGGAGACGTGCTCGACGAACTCATCGCCGAGTTCAATGCGTCGCGCGACGATATCGAGATCGAGTCGGTCAGCATGGGCCGCTACCAGGCGCTGTCGCAGAAGATCATGGCATCGGTCGCCGCCAATCAGCCGCCCGTGCTTGCGCAGGCGTACGAGGCCTGGACCGGCGAGCTCATCGAGAACGGAAGCGCTGAGCCGCTGAACGGCTACATCGAAGGCCCGAACGGGCTGACGGAGGCCGAGCGGGCCGACTTCGTTCCGGGCATGCTCGAAAACAACACGTGGGACGGCGTCGTCTACTCATTTCCGTTCAACAAGAGCGTGCGCGCCATCTACTGGAACCGCGACCTCTTCGCCGAGGAGGGGCTCGAGTGCGCCCCGAGAAACTGGGACGACTACCTGGGCTTCGCGAAGCGCCTGACGAAGGACACCGACGGCGACGGGGAGATCGACCAGTGGGGCACGGCGGGTCAGATCAGCGCGTGGATGTTCGAGAACCTGCTGATCCAGAACGGCGGGCGCATCCTCAACGAGGACGGCACGGAGGCCGCCTTCGACGGCCCCGAGGGCGTCGAGGCGCTCTCGTTCATGGTCGAGCTGCTGACGAAGTGGGGGAAGGTAACGTCCGGCTACGAATACCAGAACGACTTCCAGGCCGGGAAGGTCGCGATGATCGAGGGGTCGACCGTCTCGCTCTCCTTCATGGAGGGGAAGTACACGTTCGACATGGCGGTCGCGCCGCTTCCAGAGAAGGAGGAGAAGGGCTGCTTCATCGCCGGTACGAACGTCGTTGTCTTCGCCGACGCGTCCGAGGCGGAGAAGCAGGCTGCCTGGGAGTTCATCAAGTGGTTCACGAGTCCGGAGGTCACCGCGCGGTGGGCGGCCCGGACCGGTTACGTGCCGGTCAGGATGAGCGCCGTCGAGGACGACGCGATGGTCGCGAGGTTCGCCGAGGTCGACGGACTCGACGCCGTGCTGCGGCAGCTCGAGTTCGCGAGCTACGAGCCGCGGACGGCCGCGTGGTACGCGGGGAGGAAGTACCTGGAGGAGATGGCCGTCGAGAGCGCGCTCAGAAAACAGGCCGAGCCGGCGGAGGCGCTCGCCAAAGCCGCGGCCGCGGTGAACGCCGAGCTCTAG
- a CDS encoding ABC transporter permease subunit codes for MSAEATLASHDDSSYRASRAAGRAGIYAALWFGVILMIVPFLWMISTSLKSPIEILSFPPTWIPTGHFVQEADGSWEEVYVVSENEAGGTVVVTSVDGAGERTVDAEQVVDRVRLRFGNYLEAWRQAPFGRYYFNTIFVTLFVVAGVLVTSSLAAYAFARMKFWGRENLFVLFLSMMMVPQPVYIVPSYIILVKLGMVDTYQALIIPWIAHIFSIFLLRQHFRTIPNDLYDAAIIDGCSRLGFLWRIVLPLSKAVLVAVVIFTIVGTWNSFLWPLVMTNSPEVRPLQVGLARFSQEQGTNHELMMAAATFSVAPLIIAYFFAQKQIIQSLATSGLKS; via the coding sequence ATGAGTGCCGAGGCGACACTGGCATCGCACGACGATTCGTCGTACCGCGCGAGTCGCGCTGCGGGACGGGCGGGTATCTACGCCGCACTGTGGTTCGGCGTGATCCTGATGATCGTGCCGTTCCTGTGGATGATCTCGACGTCCCTCAAGTCGCCGATCGAGATCCTCTCGTTCCCTCCCACGTGGATCCCGACCGGTCACTTCGTGCAGGAGGCCGACGGCTCGTGGGAGGAGGTCTACGTCGTCTCCGAGAACGAAGCCGGGGGCACCGTCGTCGTGACATCGGTCGACGGAGCGGGGGAGAGAACGGTCGACGCCGAACAAGTCGTCGACCGCGTCCGACTCCGCTTCGGGAACTACCTGGAGGCATGGCGCCAGGCGCCGTTCGGGCGCTACTACTTCAACACGATCTTCGTGACGCTCTTCGTCGTGGCCGGCGTGCTCGTGACCTCCTCGCTGGCGGCGTACGCGTTCGCGCGCATGAAGTTCTGGGGAAGGGAGAACCTGTTCGTCCTGTTCCTGTCGATGATGATGGTGCCGCAGCCCGTCTACATCGTGCCGTCGTACATCATCCTCGTGAAGCTCGGGATGGTCGACACGTACCAGGCGCTCATCATTCCATGGATCGCCCACATCTTCTCCATCTTTCTTCTGAGGCAGCACTTCCGGACGATCCCGAACGACCTCTACGACGCGGCGATCATCGACGGCTGCAGCCGGCTGGGTTTCCTGTGGAGGATCGTGCTTCCGCTGTCGAAGGCCGTGCTCGTGGCGGTGGTCATCTTCACGATCGTGGGGACCTGGAACTCGTTCCTCTGGCCACTCGTCATGACGAACTCGCCCGAGGTGCGGCCGCTTCAGGTAGGACTCGCGCGGTTCTCGCAGGAGCAGGGCACGAACCACGAGCTCATGATGGCAGCGGCGACCTTCAGCGTCGCTCCGCTCATCATCGCCTACTTCTTCGCGCAGAAGCAGATCATCCAGAGCCTCGCGACGTCGGGACTCAAGAGTTGA
- a CDS encoding ABC transporter permease subunit has protein sequence MDPVTAMLYIVPAGIVIVIFRMVPIASAFLLSFFDVKMGRIRGFVGLAQYARLLQDPTFWSSLGTTGYYVLGVVPISLFLSLFAAVLLNKKIRGLGFYRTVYFLPVVTSLVAVSMVWKWIFHPRLGLLNYAIQSLGGSPLLWLEEPRGVFQMLAETAGWGWWPDWLAGPSLALIAVIVVAVWRGIGYNIVIFLAGLQNIPEQYYEAARIDGANGRQVFWRITWPLLSPTTFYVLLSTTIVSFQVFTQIYLMTGPPVGGPMGTTKVIVYYLFEKGFDAGGNMGYASAVALILFAIILTLTLIQRRVVERRVYY, from the coding sequence ATGGACCCGGTGACGGCGATGCTCTACATCGTCCCGGCCGGGATCGTCATCGTCATCTTCCGCATGGTGCCGATCGCCTCGGCGTTTCTCCTGAGCTTCTTCGACGTCAAGATGGGACGCATCCGGGGCTTCGTGGGGCTCGCCCAGTACGCGCGCCTTCTTCAGGACCCGACGTTCTGGAGCTCACTCGGCACGACCGGCTACTACGTTCTCGGCGTCGTGCCGATCTCGCTCTTCCTCTCGCTCTTCGCAGCGGTGCTCCTGAACAAGAAGATCCGGGGGCTGGGATTCTACCGTACGGTCTACTTCCTTCCCGTCGTGACGTCGCTCGTCGCCGTCTCAATGGTGTGGAAGTGGATCTTCCACCCGCGGCTGGGGCTTCTGAACTACGCCATCCAGTCGCTCGGAGGCTCGCCGCTTCTCTGGCTCGAGGAGCCGCGCGGCGTCTTCCAGATGCTGGCGGAGACGGCGGGATGGGGATGGTGGCCCGACTGGCTGGCGGGCCCGAGCCTCGCGCTCATCGCGGTCATCGTCGTGGCGGTGTGGAGGGGCATAGGATACAACATCGTCATTTTCCTCGCCGGGCTTCAGAACATCCCGGAGCAGTACTACGAGGCGGCGCGGATCGACGGGGCGAACGGCCGTCAGGTCTTCTGGCGCATCACGTGGCCGCTCCTCTCACCGACGACGTTCTACGTGCTGCTGTCGACGACGATCGTCTCGTTCCAGGTGTTCACGCAGATCTACCTGATGACGGGCCCGCCGGTCGGCGGCCCGATGGGCACCACGAAGGTCATCGTCTACTATCTCTTCGAGAAGGGGTTCGACGCCGGCGGCAACATGGGGTACGCGAGCGCCGTCGCGCTGATCCTCTTCGCCATCATCCTGACGCTGACCCTGATACAGCGGCGCGTCGTCGAGCGGCGCGTGTACTACTAG
- a CDS encoding MBL fold metallo-hydrolase, with protein MGRMIIRPLAVLTLVALSVVGCSERETNPFDPASDTEGPQVTNFVYSGGEATWSTNEEALSVLEYAPVGGDYVHYVYASTKYHSTFHRVRVLGMEEGEEYVVRVRSVDRAGNTSYENTAGLPDTLTGDAFYGESLRLGMIDVGWGLSMALTTPDGSNVLIDAGYYEKLDDVLAFLDENGLDVFDAAVVTHYHIDHYGGFGTYEPGDENDGVLNRFVFNHFCCPDTTDLYRDIPERLRAKAARYDIPITYIRQGDSSETVDALDWDDSPGFEVTVLAAGLGGAMMAVDDSGEEGMNTNNDSVVLMIRYGDVEIITTGDAEHFTEYDIVTAFGRDVLNADFLQVGHHGSDDSSSELWLDNVRPRVAFISNAMVEAALAKEEVLQGLRAVDADYFITDRIFPNTSRNAEPVYGNLVLETDGESIEVTLDPDPH; from the coding sequence ATGGGACGGATGATCATTCGACCCCTGGCCGTCTTGACCCTCGTGGCGCTGAGTGTCGTCGGGTGCAGCGAGCGCGAGACGAACCCGTTCGATCCGGCCTCCGATACTGAGGGCCCTCAGGTGACGAACTTCGTCTACTCGGGCGGGGAGGCCACGTGGTCCACGAACGAGGAGGCGCTGTCGGTCCTCGAGTACGCGCCGGTCGGCGGCGACTACGTGCACTACGTCTACGCGTCGACGAAGTACCACTCGACGTTCCACCGCGTCCGGGTGCTGGGGATGGAGGAGGGGGAGGAGTACGTCGTACGGGTGAGAAGCGTCGACCGCGCCGGCAACACCTCCTACGAGAACACGGCCGGTCTGCCTGACACGCTGACAGGCGACGCGTTCTACGGCGAGTCGTTGCGACTGGGCATGATCGACGTCGGCTGGGGACTCTCGATGGCGCTGACCACCCCCGACGGATCGAACGTTCTCATCGACGCCGGCTACTACGAGAAGCTGGACGACGTTCTGGCGTTTCTCGACGAGAACGGACTCGACGTCTTCGACGCGGCGGTTGTGACCCACTATCACATAGACCACTACGGCGGCTTCGGGACCTACGAGCCGGGGGACGAGAACGACGGCGTCCTGAACCGGTTCGTCTTCAACCACTTCTGCTGCCCGGACACGACCGACCTCTACCGCGACATCCCCGAGCGGCTCCGCGCGAAGGCCGCTCGCTATGACATCCCGATCACCTACATCAGACAGGGTGACTCGTCCGAGACCGTCGACGCGCTCGACTGGGACGATTCGCCCGGCTTCGAGGTCACGGTCCTCGCCGCCGGTCTGGGCGGGGCCATGATGGCGGTCGACGACTCCGGTGAGGAGGGGATGAACACCAACAACGACTCCGTCGTTCTGATGATCCGCTACGGCGACGTCGAGATCATCACGACGGGGGACGCGGAGCACTTCACCGAGTACGACATCGTGACCGCTTTCGGTCGCGACGTGCTCAACGCCGATTTCCTTCAGGTGGGCCATCACGGAAGCGACGATTCCTCCTCCGAACTCTGGCTCGACAACGTCCGGCCGAGAGTCGCGTTCATCTCGAACGCGATGGTCGAGGCCGCGCTGGCGAAGGAAGAGGTGCTCCAGGGTCTCCGCGCGGTCGACGCGGACTACTTCATTACGGACCGCATCTTCCCCAACACCTCGCGCAACGCGGAGCCGGTCTACGGCAATCTGGTCCTCGAGACCGACGGCGAGTCGATCGAGGTCACTCTGGACCCCGATCCGCACTAG
- a CDS encoding ABC transporter permease, which yields MFDLAVLDSALRMATPLILAALGGMFSERSGVVNIGLEGILLSGAFASILATDLTGDPWAGVVAGMTAGVLVSLVHAVVSVTFRADQIVSGVAINLFAMGATQFGTWLVWGSSANSPAVAAMSHWALPESWGAVARAVNPVIGHYPPLVYLALLGVLAAHVVLFRTPFGLRLRATGEHPEAADTLGIRVRRMRYAGVLLSGVLAGLGGAFLALNTHQFVKNMSAGRGFIALAAMIFGKWTPGGALAACLLFGYAEAVQMGLQGRGVPSQFVQMIPYVLTMLALVSVIGRARPPAAVGKPY from the coding sequence ATGTTCGACCTTGCCGTTCTCGATTCGGCGCTCCGCATGGCGACGCCGCTCATTCTGGCGGCGCTGGGAGGCATGTTCTCCGAGCGGTCGGGCGTCGTGAACATCGGACTGGAGGGCATCCTGCTCTCCGGAGCGTTCGCCAGCATCCTGGCGACCGACCTCACGGGCGATCCGTGGGCGGGCGTCGTAGCCGGCATGACCGCAGGGGTCCTGGTCTCGCTTGTGCATGCCGTCGTCTCGGTCACGTTCCGCGCCGACCAGATCGTCAGCGGCGTCGCCATCAACCTCTTCGCGATGGGCGCGACGCAGTTCGGGACGTGGCTGGTGTGGGGGAGCTCCGCCAACTCGCCGGCCGTCGCCGCGATGAGTCACTGGGCGCTGCCCGAGTCGTGGGGAGCGGTCGCGCGCGCGGTCAACCCGGTCATCGGTCACTACCCGCCGCTCGTCTACCTCGCGCTGCTCGGAGTGCTCGCTGCGCACGTCGTGCTCTTCCGCACCCCGTTCGGCCTGAGGCTCCGGGCGACGGGAGAGCATCCGGAGGCCGCCGATACCCTCGGGATTCGTGTCCGGCGGATGCGTTACGCCGGGGTGCTTCTGTCCGGTGTCCTGGCAGGTCTGGGCGGCGCGTTCCTCGCGCTCAACACACACCAGTTCGTGAAGAACATGTCGGCCGGACGCGGGTTCATCGCGCTCGCCGCGATGATCTTCGGGAAGTGGACGCCGGGAGGGGCGCTCGCTGCGTGCCTCCTGTTCGGATACGCGGAGGCCGTGCAGATGGGCCTCCAGGGGCGGGGCGTCCCCAGCCAGTTCGTGCAGATGATCCCGTATGTGCTCACGATGCTCGCTCTCGTGAGCGTCATCGGGCGGGCGAGACCGCCCGCGGCCGTCGGGAAACCGTACTAG
- the murJ gene encoding murein biosynthesis integral membrane protein MurJ: MSANRTRSDAGRLFVSAAWVIGLALVGKALGLVKDIVVAAQFGTTAVMDAFLVAFTVPTIVNSWLRTPIRSGFIPIFSETAERDGEDRAWRSVGVLLTDFVAIVAVAALVVFVAAPWIVRAIAPGFDGPTHELAASLTRIMAATIAVAAASGILSSLYHVYGIFSVPALSAPVHNVILIAAAVFLATRYGIRGLAWGVLAASVVRFLILSPMLIRNIKRMVFRIDFRHPMLLGILRLALPLFIGMAGAKLDDVVDRLFASLLAEGSISGLAYALRLIEIPKEVLILGFSTVLFPLYARLAAKGRLDELGDKLTTSMSIGFFVLLPVSVAMALLAEPVVRLIFQRGEFDERSVAFTVRALLFYTPTVWALGLTSILTSGFVALRDTKTPVITGFVRLGFKVLLVYLLIGTLDHAGVALATSLSHILKIILLLIFVPRAIRRGRYGRMLRGFAGAAAATAIMGGVLYLILPYADRLALGVEGWPRALALVAVALVGALVYLGAAWLLARRELRDTVRTIRDGFGEIRFRALRRMGRRRGPRAPGGDDGPPLDLD; encoded by the coding sequence GTGAGTGCGAACCGCACCAGATCGGATGCCGGCCGTCTGTTCGTGTCGGCGGCCTGGGTCATCGGCCTTGCTCTTGTGGGTAAGGCCCTCGGGCTCGTGAAGGACATCGTGGTGGCGGCGCAGTTCGGGACCACCGCCGTGATGGACGCGTTCCTCGTCGCCTTCACCGTCCCGACGATCGTCAACAGCTGGCTTCGTACGCCCATCCGGTCGGGGTTCATTCCGATCTTCTCTGAGACGGCGGAGCGCGACGGCGAGGACCGCGCCTGGCGCTCCGTCGGGGTTCTCCTGACGGACTTCGTGGCCATCGTGGCCGTCGCGGCTCTCGTCGTCTTCGTCGCGGCGCCGTGGATCGTCCGCGCGATAGCTCCCGGCTTCGACGGGCCGACCCACGAGCTCGCGGCGTCGCTGACACGCATCATGGCGGCGACCATCGCCGTCGCGGCCGCGTCGGGCATTCTCTCGTCGCTCTATCACGTGTACGGGATCTTCTCGGTCCCGGCCCTCTCGGCGCCGGTCCACAACGTCATCCTGATCGCGGCGGCCGTCTTCCTGGCGACGCGCTACGGCATCAGGGGGCTCGCCTGGGGCGTCCTGGCGGCGAGCGTCGTCCGCTTCCTCATCCTGTCACCCATGCTCATCCGGAACATCAAGCGGATGGTCTTCCGCATCGACTTCCGACATCCGATGCTCCTGGGCATTCTGAGGCTGGCGCTGCCGCTCTTCATCGGCATGGCGGGGGCCAAGCTCGACGACGTCGTGGACCGTCTCTTCGCCTCGCTGCTGGCGGAGGGCAGCATCTCCGGCCTGGCGTACGCCCTCCGGCTGATCGAGATCCCGAAGGAGGTCCTCATCCTCGGGTTCTCGACGGTGCTCTTCCCGCTTTATGCGAGGCTGGCGGCGAAGGGCAGGCTCGACGAGCTGGGCGATAAGCTGACGACGTCGATGTCGATCGGGTTCTTCGTGCTTCTGCCCGTGTCGGTGGCGATGGCTCTTCTCGCCGAACCGGTCGTGAGGCTGATCTTCCAGAGGGGCGAGTTCGACGAGCGGTCGGTCGCGTTCACGGTGCGGGCGCTCCTCTTCTACACCCCGACCGTCTGGGCACTGGGCCTGACGAGCATCCTGACGTCCGGCTTCGTGGCGCTCAGGGACACGAAGACGCCGGTGATCACCGGGTTCGTCAGGCTCGGATTCAAGGTGCTGCTGGTCTACCTGCTCATCGGAACGCTCGATCACGCCGGCGTGGCGCTGGCCACGTCGCTGTCGCACATTCTCAAGATCATCCTGCTCCTCATCTTCGTGCCGAGGGCCATCAGGCGTGGACGGTACGGCAGGATGCTCAGGGGGTTCGCCGGCGCCGCGGCGGCGACCGCGATCATGGGGGGCGTCCTCTACCTGATCCTCCCGTACGCCGACCGGTTGGCGCTCGGCGTCGAGGGCTGGCCGAGAGCGCTCGCGCTCGTCGCCGTAGCGCTCGTCGGCGCGCTCGTCTATCTGGGTGCCGCTTGGCTCCTCGCCCGACGGGAGCTTCGGGACACTGTCAGGACCATCCGCGACGGCTTCGGGGAGATCCGCTTCAGGGCGCTCCGCCGCATGGGCCGCCGCCGCGGGCCGCGGGCGCCGGGCGGTGATGACGGTCCGCCGCTCGATCTCGACTGA
- a CDS encoding ABC transporter permease, with translation MRNARAGIVDVLSPLLAVAAAMLVGGLVVLAIGENPLTVFAILLRGAFGSVDGLALVLFNACPLIFAGLAVAFAFRAGLFNIGGEGQLYIGSLLCAVAGLALDGVPAVLAVPAALVAAAGGGALWAAVPGYLKARLGVHEVINTIMMNFIAIGLTSYLVVNVFREAGQMTPQTPRIAVAARLPRLAPALQAIGIPVPDANPLNASLIVALAAVAAAWFILYRTRLGYEIRAVGENPKAAEYAGISVRRVTVAAMALSGAFAGLVATNEVMGFRYRFLDNFSGGIGFLGIAVALLGRNSPLGVLPAALLFGVLNTGALEVDVFTDVPRELILVIQAVTIVLVVVVNEVLRRRRRAAGGPEDDVPERAEAS, from the coding sequence ATGAGAAACGCGCGCGCGGGCATCGTGGATGTTCTGTCGCCACTCCTGGCCGTGGCGGCGGCGATGCTCGTGGGCGGCCTCGTCGTGCTGGCCATCGGCGAGAACCCGCTCACCGTGTTCGCCATTCTCCTGCGCGGGGCCTTCGGGAGCGTGGACGGTCTGGCCCTCGTCCTCTTCAACGCCTGTCCTCTCATCTTCGCCGGTCTCGCTGTGGCGTTCGCCTTCCGCGCCGGGCTCTTCAACATCGGCGGCGAGGGGCAGCTCTACATCGGATCGCTCCTCTGCGCCGTTGCCGGACTCGCCCTGGACGGCGTGCCGGCCGTCCTCGCGGTCCCGGCGGCCCTTGTGGCGGCGGCCGGGGGCGGCGCGCTCTGGGCGGCCGTGCCGGGGTATCTCAAGGCGCGCCTCGGGGTCCATGAGGTCATCAACACGATCATGATGAACTTCATCGCGATCGGGCTCACGAGCTACCTCGTCGTCAACGTCTTTCGCGAGGCCGGCCAGATGACGCCCCAGACGCCGCGGATCGCAGTGGCGGCGCGTCTTCCCAGGCTGGCGCCCGCGCTTCAGGCGATCGGGATCCCGGTGCCGGACGCGAACCCGCTGAACGCCTCGCTGATCGTCGCGCTGGCCGCGGTCGCCGCCGCGTGGTTCATTCTGTACCGCACGCGGCTCGGCTACGAGATCCGCGCCGTCGGTGAGAACCCGAAGGCTGCCGAGTATGCCGGAATCAGCGTACGGAGGGTGACGGTCGCGGCCATGGCCCTGAGCGGGGCCTTCGCGGGGCTCGTCGCGACGAACGAGGTCATGGGGTTCCGCTACCGCTTCCTCGACAACTTCTCGGGCGGCATCGGCTTCCTCGGCATCGCGGTCGCTCTTCTCGGAAGGAACTCGCCGCTCGGCGTGCTGCCGGCGGCGCTCCTCTTCGGTGTGCTCAACACCGGCGCGCTCGAGGTCGACGTGTTCACCGATGTCCCCCGTGAGCTCATACTGGTCATCCAGGCGGTCACCATCGTCCTCGTCGTCGTGGTGAACGAGGTCCTCCGGAGGCGTCGCAGAGCGGCGGGAGGTCCGGAGGACGACGTCCCGGAGAGAGCGGAGGCGTCGTGA
- a CDS encoding ATP-binding cassette domain-containing protein yields MAPRPAVEMRGITKSYPGVLANSDVDLLVEEGEIHAIVGENGAGKSTLMKILYGLVPPDAGEIAVHGRPVRRHSPSAAIRLGLGMVHQHFMLVDTLTVAENVVLNEEPTRFGVLLDSGAAARRVERLSQEYGFALDPEALVGDLSVGLEQRVEIAKVLYRGARTLILDEPTGVLTPSEVDELFAILRALREDGRTILFITHKLDEVLALADRITVMRDGRVTGLVEAGATDEGSLARMMVGRDVLLRVTKKPPTPGPVRLTVDGLSVRGLRGETLVEDVSFEVRAGEILGVAGVQGNGQTELVEALTGLRRPSSGRVELDGTDVAGLGPRGIRDLGVSHVPEDRLERGLVGAFSVSENLALGRHHREPYSSRGLLDPTSFRSEAERLIEENDLRPPDPEALASGLSGGNQQKLIVARELDGAPRLLVASQPTRGVDIGAIEFVHGEILRLRDDGAAVVLVSSELSEILTLADRIAVMYKGRLAAVVDASDATEESIGLLMTGAAGGAS; encoded by the coding sequence ATGGCCCCACGTCCGGCCGTCGAGATGCGCGGGATCACGAAGTCCTACCCGGGCGTTCTCGCGAACAGCGACGTCGACCTCCTTGTCGAGGAGGGCGAGATCCACGCCATCGTCGGCGAGAACGGCGCGGGCAAGTCGACCCTGATGAAGATCCTCTACGGTCTCGTCCCTCCCGACGCCGGCGAGATCGCCGTTCACGGGCGGCCCGTCCGCCGCCACAGTCCCTCCGCCGCGATCCGGCTCGGCCTGGGCATGGTCCACCAGCACTTCATGCTCGTCGACACACTGACAGTCGCCGAGAACGTCGTCCTCAACGAGGAGCCCACCCGCTTCGGCGTCCTTCTCGACTCGGGGGCCGCGGCCCGGCGCGTCGAGCGGCTCTCGCAGGAGTACGGGTTCGCACTCGACCCGGAGGCGCTCGTAGGCGATCTCTCAGTCGGTCTCGAGCAGCGCGTCGAGATCGCCAAGGTGCTCTACCGCGGGGCGAGAACGCTGATCCTCGACGAGCCGACGGGGGTTCTGACGCCGTCCGAGGTCGACGAGCTCTTCGCGATTCTCCGCGCGCTCCGCGAGGACGGAAGGACCATCCTCTTCATCACCCACAAGCTGGACGAGGTGCTTGCGCTCGCCGACCGGATCACCGTGATGCGTGACGGCCGGGTCACGGGTCTCGTCGAGGCTGGGGCGACGGACGAGGGCTCGCTCGCGAGGATGATGGTCGGGCGGGACGTGCTGCTCAGGGTGACGAAGAAACCGCCGACACCTGGTCCCGTCCGCCTGACCGTCGACGGGCTGTCGGTGAGGGGACTGCGGGGCGAGACCCTGGTCGAGGACGTATCATTCGAGGTCCGTGCCGGGGAGATACTCGGCGTGGCCGGCGTGCAGGGAAACGGCCAGACGGAGCTCGTCGAGGCGCTGACCGGCCTCAGACGACCGTCCTCGGGCCGGGTCGAACTGGACGGCACCGACGTGGCGGGGCTCGGACCGCGGGGCATCAGGGACCTCGGCGTCTCACACGTTCCCGAGGACCGTCTGGAGCGCGGGCTGGTCGGTGCGTTCAGCGTCTCGGAGAACCTGGCGCTGGGACGGCATCACCGGGAGCCCTACTCGTCGCGCGGCCTGCTCGATCCGACGTCCTTCCGCAGCGAGGCTGAGCGGCTCATCGAGGAGAACGACCTCAGGCCGCCGGACCCGGAAGCCCTCGCCTCCGGACTCTCAGGCGGGAACCAGCAGAAGCTCATCGTGGCACGTGAACTCGACGGCGCCCCGCGCCTCCTGGTCGCATCGCAGCCCACCCGCGGCGTCGACATCGGAGCCATCGAGTTCGTCCACGGTGAGATCCTCAGACTGCGCGACGACGGCGCAGCCGTCGTCCTGGTCTCCTCGGAGCTGTCCGAGATCCTGACGCTCGCCGACCGCATCGCGGTCATGTACAAGGGACGGCTCGCGGCGGTCGTCGATGCCTCCGACGCGACCGAGGAGTCGATCGGCCTCCTCATGACCGGTGCTGCGGGGGGAGCGTCATGA
- a CDS encoding BMP family ABC transporter substrate-binding protein: MDRKLVLLLVAAALVAGVTGCGEAPDGADHDGVRVGMVFDVGGKGDKSFNDSAYRGLLLAADELGVTFTEFEPGQDADRETGLRKLAQSGYDLIIGVGFLFSDSIRSVAADYPETKFACVDYDVRPDETLPPNLAGLTFREEEGSFLVGVLAGEFTKTDRIGFIGGMDIPLIHRFEAGFVAGAEYANPRVSTTVAYAGSTPQAFADPAKGKELALLQYGRGVDVIYHASGSTGNGVIEAARETGRYAIGVDSNQNYMAPGHVLTSMVKRVDNAVYMIVKSVVERNFEGGVREFGLEDNGIGYAVDQYNEALLTKEMITAVEEARAAIIAGEIDVPRE, translated from the coding sequence ATGGACAGGAAGCTCGTGCTCCTCCTCGTGGCCGCGGCGCTGGTCGCTGGCGTGACCGGGTGCGGCGAAGCGCCCGACGGCGCCGACCACGACGGTGTCAGGGTCGGCATGGTGTTCGACGTCGGTGGAAAGGGCGACAAGTCGTTCAACGACTCGGCGTACAGGGGACTCCTCCTGGCGGCCGACGAACTCGGTGTCACGTTCACCGAGTTCGAGCCCGGACAGGATGCCGACCGCGAGACGGGTCTCCGGAAGCTCGCGCAGTCCGGATACGATCTCATCATCGGCGTCGGTTTCCTTTTCAGCGACTCCATCCGGTCGGTCGCCGCCGACTATCCTGAGACGAAGTTCGCATGTGTGGACTACGACGTCCGGCCGGACGAGACGCTGCCTCCGAACCTCGCGGGACTCACGTTCCGGGAAGAGGAGGGCTCGTTCCTCGTCGGCGTGCTCGCGGGGGAGTTCACGAAGACAGACCGCATCGGCTTCATCGGCGGGATGGACATCCCGCTCATTCACAGGTTCGAGGCCGGCTTCGTCGCGGGAGCCGAGTATGCCAACCCGCGTGTGTCCACGACCGTCGCGTACGCGGGCTCAACGCCCCAGGCCTTCGCCGACCCGGCGAAGGGCAAGGAGCTGGCCCTCCTTCAGTACGGTAGAGGGGTCGATGTCATCTACCACGCCTCCGGCAGCACCGGGAACGGTGTCATCGAGGCGGCCCGGGAGACGGGCCGGTACGCCATCGGCGTCGACTCGAACCAGAACTACATGGCGCCCGGTCACGTGCTGACCAGCATGGTCAAGCGCGTTGACAACGCGGTCTACATGATCGTCAAATCGGTCGTCGAGAGGAACTTCGAGGGCGGTGTCCGAGAGTTCGGTCTGGAGGACAACGGCATCGGCTACGCGGTCGACCAGTACAACGAGGCTCTTCTGACGAAAGAGATGATCACCGCCGTCGAAGAGGCGCGGGCCGCGATCATCGCCGGCGAGATCGACGTTCCCAGAGAGTAG